A region from the Melopsittacus undulatus isolate bMelUnd1 chromosome 13, bMelUnd1.mat.Z, whole genome shotgun sequence genome encodes:
- the MRM1 gene encoding rRNA methyltransferase 1, mitochondrial: MELPACLWRAAGLVHARCGPWWRGLRGCSAKGGPEVAPGPVGGGVRLHSPALPRACRASSTSPESLATQSQAKPEHRSQERGARLGAPAAGELWSSRGGGLWKARKRMERKPLVIARTKGSEILFGISPCSLALSQSRRDLFRLFLKQSSGSRRFVMSELVLQATARGVPVHYVNRKQLDALCRDQVHQGVCLEATPLRFKSLEEAEKPDLRDEESPNRQLIWLVLEQIQDPMNLGALLRSAYFLGVDRVVTSRRNSCPLTPTVSKASSGAMEVLDVYSTDDLQSFLKAKAAEGWEVLGTVSNPEDAENIPVISCSEFQWNKPVIIVIGSEGDGLSLETQLLCHRMLAIPPGRALHPGIESLNVSVATGILLHSICSQKLRHGD, encoded by the exons ATGGAGCTCCCGGCCTGCCTGTGGAGGGCCGCGGGGCTGGTACACGCTCGTTGCGGCCCGTGGTGGAGGGGCCTGAGGGGCTGCTCAGCTAAAGGTGGGCCTGAGGTAGCACCGGGCCCTGTGGGAGGTGGCGTTCGGCTTCACTCTCCAGCCCTGCCGAGGGCTTGTCGGGCGTCCAGCACCTCCCCTGAGAGCCTGGCTACGCAGAGCCAGGCAAAACCAGAGCACAGATCCCAAGAGAGAGGGGCCAGGCTGGGTGCCCCTGCCGCCGGCGAGCTGTGGAGCTCGAGAGGAGGCGGCTTGTGGAAAGcgaggaagaggatggagagaAAGCCTCTGGTCATTGCAAGGACTAAGGGCTCCGAGATCTTGTTTGGGATCTCCCCGTGTTCCCTGGCTCTCTCTCAGTCGAGAAGGGACCTGTTCAGGTTATTCCTCAAGCAGAGCAGTGGCTCTCGGCGTTTTGTTATGAGTGAGTTAGTCCTTCAAGCCACGGCCCGGGGAGTCCCTGTGCACTATGTCAACAGGAAACAGCTGGATGCTCTTTGCCGAGATCAGGTCCACCAAGGAGTTTGTTTGGAGGCCACTCCTCTGCGTTTCAAGAGTTTGGAGGAAGCTGAAAAGCCTGATTTGAGGGATGAAGAGAGCCCAAACCGGCAGCTCATTTGGCTGGTGTTGGAGCAGATCCAGGATCCCATGAACCTGGGGGCACTGTTGCGCTCCGCTTACTTCTTGGGGGTGGACAGAGTGGTGACAAGCCGGAGGAACAG cTGCCCCCTGACGCCAACAGTGAGCAAAGCTAGCTCTGGAGCTATGGAAGTCCTCGATGTCTACAGCACCGATGATCTCCAGAGCTTTTTGAAG gCTAAAGCTGCAGAAGGCTGGGAAGTCCTGGGAACGGTCAGCAACCCTGAGGATGCAGAGAATATCCCTGTCATCAGCTGCTCGGAATTTCAGTGGAATAAACCCGTTATTATAGTAATAG GTAGTGAAGGGGACGGACTGTCTCTAGAGACACAGCTCCTGTGCCATCGGATGCTGGCCATACCCCCTGGCAGAGCCCTTCACCCTGGGATTGAATCACTGAACGTCTCTGTTGCTACTG GTATTCTCCTGCACTCCATCTGCAGCCAAAAGCTGAGGCACGGTGACTGA